AATCTTTTTCTTTTATGTCCAAATTTTTGAAAACATGGTTTTTTGATATATTTCCACCTAAAAAACTAAAAAGAAAAACGTCAAGCATAAGCGTGTCTGTAGAAGCCGCTATTAAATCGGCTTTCCTTATATCGCCAGAACTAGGACCATTGCCTTCCATAGCCAAAATCCCGTCAATCAAAGTAAATCTTATTTTATTTTTTAAAAATAAATATATATTGGACAAAAGACGGGCAAAATCGGCATTCTTTGAAGCGTATTTGTGATATTCAACTTTTATCATGCCGGGAATACAGCCATATAAATTTTTAATTCCGGCAGTAAAAGCCATAAGAGAATGAGTTTTCAATTTTGGAAGATTTATTATGCCGTCGCAGTCCAAAACCGCTTTTGAAAAAAGTACTTTTTTAATATTTGCATCGTTAACATCGATTTTATGAGACCCTGCGGATTCAAAGCTTATAAGTTCGACATTTTCTTCTCTGCAAACATCCGACATGCCGGTAACTTTCCACAAATTATTTATATCCAACGAATATATTCCACCCGGACTGTCTCCAACTGAGACAACCGCCCCAACACTTTTTACAAGACGTATTATGGCTCTCACTATTTCTGGATGAGTAGTAACGGCTTTATCAGGAGTTTTAGCGCTTAGAAGATTGGGTTTGATGAGAATTTTTTCGCCCGGCTTTATAAACGACGAAATTCCGCCTAGAAGATTTAACGTTTCCCTGACGGCACTATCTGCTTTGTCATAGCCGCAGCATTTTAAAAGGCTTATTTTTGTCATCTTAACCGACGGATGTCTCTTGGGAATTGTCATCTTTATTGATTCTAACCGAAATAATTTTCGACACACCGTGTTCTTCCATAGTAACTCCGTAAAGAATATCCGCCATCTCCATAGTTCGCTTATTGTGCGTAACGACCAAAAATTGCGTTTTTGAAGAAAATTCTTTTATCATCGCTATGTATCTTCCCACATTGGCGTCATCAAGAGACGCGTCAACTTCATCCAGTATACAGAAAGGAGAAGGTTTTACCATAAAAAAAGCAAAAAGCAGAGCTACCGCAGTTAAAGCTTTTTCTCCTCCGGAGCATAAGGAAATATTTTGAAGCTTCTTTCCGGGAGGCTGTGCATAAATGTCAACCCCGCTCTCAAGAAGATTGTTTTCATCGGTCAGCATTAGATCGGCTTCCCCTCCGCCGAAAAGCTTTCTGTAGAGATCTTTAAAATTGCCTCTGACAACATCAAACGTTTTCCTAAAATTCTCTATTGTAGATGTATTTATTTTCTTTATAACTTCATGCAAATCGTCTTTGGCTTTGAGCAAATCACGCTGCTGGGTCAATAAAAAATTGTATCTCTGTTCCAAAGCATCGTACTCTTCCTGCGCGGCCAAATTTACAGAACCTAACGATTCCATTTTTCTTTTTATTTTGTTTATTTCCTCATGATTAACTTCTACTCCGTCATAATCATTTTTTATCTCTTCATAGGGCTTGCCGTAAGTTTCAATAAGACGTTTTTGTAAATCGCTTTTTTGGTATTCAAAATTTTTCAAATCAACCTGCATGGCGGTCATTTCGGTGTTCAAATCGTCAACTTTATTTCGCATTTCGTGACATTGCGCAGTTTTTTCATCTATGCTGTCCTGAAAATTTTGCTTGTCATTTAGTGAAACCTGAATTAACGCTTCTTTTTGCGACTGTTCTTCGTAGTGCCGGCGGATTTGCACGGTTTCGGTTTCCTGCGAGGTTAAAAGCTCTGAAAGCTTTGCTTCATTTTCGGCAGTTTTATTTATGGCATATTCTATCTGCCGTTTTATGTTTTCTATATTGTCGAAAATATACTGTCGGCCTTTCTGTTTATTTCCCATTTCGGAAGCTTTTTTATCCCATGCGCTTCGCGCGTCCATCATAAGCGGAGCGATTTCCTCCTCTTCTTTTCTTACGAAAATTATCTCGCTTTCGGCATTTTTCAATTCTTTGTAAAGAGCATTTTCTTCATCGTCAATTTTTGTTATCCGTTCGTCAAAAATGGAAATTTTTTCGCTAAGCGAGCCGATATCTCCACTTTTTGAATCGATTTCTTTTTTATGCCTGTTTATCTCATCAACCGTATTTTTTATGTCGTTTCTTTTCTCTTCAATCTGCTCCCGCCTGCTTTCAATCTGTGTTTTAATTTTTACCGTATCAAAGCTGAATTTTTCTTTTTCAAGTCTGGAATTTATCTGATATTCATCAATGCTCTCTATTTCAGATTGAACCAAAGTGATTTCTACTCTAATTTCGGCACTTTTCTCCCGAAGTCTTTTAATCTGATCTTCGATTAAAACAGGTTTTTCAAACGAACTTTTTCCACCGCCCTGAACTATGACGTTTCCGTAAACTTTTGAACCTGAAGTTATAATATTTGCACATATAAATTTAATTATTTTTTCATTTTCCGAAGAATATCTGATATACTTTATAAGTTCTGTAAAACCCATCGGCAATCCCAGCGCAGGTGAACCCTGCCCTTGCGGAATTTTTTCTTCAATGATAAATGAAAGCCTGCAAAGCCCGTTATCTTCCAAAAACTTTATGGCTTCTTCAGCTTTTGCCGAATCTGTGCAGACCAAATAGTTAAGTTTTTCTCCTAAAGCCGAAGCTATAAGTTCGTCTTTATCGTCATCTGAATCTATTAAGCTGCTTACCGGGCCCCTTGCTATACCTAAGTTTAACACGGATCTTATGGCGGAACGCAGCGGATCGCGTTGATCAAATTCCTGAAGAGTGGCGATTCTTGATTCATTTGAAGCAAGATTTTCTTTAAGCGCGGAAAGTCTGCTTTCCAAATCGTTTGTTTTTTCTTCATTTTCCAAAACGGTTTTATTTATTTCTTCTTTTTTTGACTCAATTAAAATTAAAGATTCGTTTGCAGCGGCAAGTTCCGCTTTGATAGCGGAAATTTCGCGGTTTGCAGGTTCTATTTCGCTTTCAAGCCTTGCGATTATTCTATTTAAAGAAGCCATTTCGGCGTCAAGATGTATTTTCGTTTCGGAAAATTCGGCCTTTGAATTTATCAGGGTTTCCTTTTCTGTTTCAAGTTCAGAAAGCCTTGAACGTATTGCTGTTTCCTGAGTTTCTATTTCCAAAAGTCTAGATTTTATCGAATTATAGCGCTGCTCTTTTTCTTTATATATTTTC
The window above is part of the Candidatus Endomicrobium procryptotermitis genome. Proteins encoded here:
- a CDS encoding DUF362 domain-containing protein; protein product: MTIPKRHPSVKMTKISLLKCCGYDKADSAVRETLNLLGGISSFIKPGEKILIKPNLLSAKTPDKAVTTHPEIVRAIIRLVKSVGAVVSVGDSPGGIYSLDINNLWKVTGMSDVCREENVELISFESAGSHKIDVNDANIKKVLFSKAVLDCDGIINLPKLKTHSLMAFTAGIKNLYGCIPGMIKVEYHKYASKNADFARLLSNIYLFLKNKIRFTLIDGILAMEGNGPSSGDIRKADLIAASTDTLMLDVFLFSFLGGNISKNHVFKNLDIKEKDLTRLSIVGVLPGDFNLNKFSFPQTKALDIVPKPLVKIIGKFLWIRPVIDISKCVGCMFCAKSCPVKAIKRKDNEKYPSVTDEKCISCFCCHELCPYKAVDFKRSFLAKILMYLERKYNKNAV
- the smc gene encoding chromosome segregation protein SMC, encoding MYLKKIEVCGFKSFADRTVLSFEKDISGIIGPNGCGKSNISDAIRWCLGEQRAKSMRSSQMQEVIFGGTQTRATTGMAEVSLTFDNSQNVLPIDYSEVTVTRRLFRSGESEYFINKTHCRLKDIKDMFLDTGIGSDGYSIIEQGKVDFLTTAKPEDRRELFEETAGVAKYKVRREETLRRLEKIDIDMSRLSDSLAIHKHQIAALDIAAKKAKQYKKYQEDIAKYETAALVQHIAYGNNEIDRLKKELDPKIKEFEENNTSANRLDADIQEMRLSLDEKNEQYVNINRELSDIKTKIGVADQIIRNSAQRESEIRAEQEALSQELEINRGKVIQYEEQLNSINTDDSSLVAETENLEKIYKEKEQRYNSIKSRLLEIETQETAIRSRLSELETEKETLINSKAEFSETKIHLDAEMASLNRIIARLESEIEPANREISAIKAELAAANESLILIESKKEEINKTVLENEEKTNDLESRLSALKENLASNESRIATLQEFDQRDPLRSAIRSVLNLGIARGPVSSLIDSDDDKDELIASALGEKLNYLVCTDSAKAEEAIKFLEDNGLCRLSFIIEEKIPQGQGSPALGLPMGFTELIKYIRYSSENEKIIKFICANIITSGSKVYGNVIVQGGGKSSFEKPVLIEDQIKRLREKSAEIRVEITLVQSEIESIDEYQINSRLEKEKFSFDTVKIKTQIESRREQIEEKRNDIKNTVDEINRHKKEIDSKSGDIGSLSEKISIFDERITKIDDEENALYKELKNAESEIIFVRKEEEEIAPLMMDARSAWDKKASEMGNKQKGRQYIFDNIENIKRQIEYAINKTAENEAKLSELLTSQETETVQIRRHYEEQSQKEALIQVSLNDKQNFQDSIDEKTAQCHEMRNKVDDLNTEMTAMQVDLKNFEYQKSDLQKRLIETYGKPYEEIKNDYDGVEVNHEEINKIKRKMESLGSVNLAAQEEYDALEQRYNFLLTQQRDLLKAKDDLHEVIKKINTSTIENFRKTFDVVRGNFKDLYRKLFGGGEADLMLTDENNLLESGVDIYAQPPGKKLQNISLCSGGEKALTAVALLFAFFMVKPSPFCILDEVDASLDDANVGRYIAMIKEFSSKTQFLVVTHNKRTMEMADILYGVTMEEHGVSKIISVRINKDDNSQETSVG